One Fibrobacter sp. genomic window, AAGGTTACCTCGCAAAGCTACGCCTTCAAAGGATGTCAGGCCGAAAATGCTGGCTGGAATTTGCACTGTCATACCCCAGCAAATGAGATTGCCGGCGACGCTGGCCACTTGCTTGGTTCGTATTATTTTGTTGATAATGTCCTGGGCGAGTATCTGACGGTTGTTACGGTCGGGACCATGGGCGGCCAGCAAGAAACCGCGACTTGTTGTCTCGAAGTTAAAGTATTCTTCGGGTTTTGCCGGATTCTGCAGGAATATTTCTACGCAGGAGTCTTCCCAGCTACGACCGTTGTCTTCCTTGACTTCCGCTCGAAAACAATTTTCTGATTCTTCTACAGAAAAATTTACCACGAAGTAGTCCTTTTGAATTTCGGTTTCTGCAAGGACTGCGGGCAGTTGAATTCCCTGATTGGGAGTCCAGTTCATGTTTGCTTCTAGGATCATGTTGCCAATTTAGTTTTTAAAACAAAACCTGGTTTTGGATTGTGTTTTTCAGGGTGATTAAAACGCTGATTAATCAGTGGTTAAAAAGGAGTTTGATCACTTATTGATCAGACCTATTTTCAGACAAATCCGTATTTTGAAGAAAAATTGGGACTTTTGAATTGTGGCACGGCTTTTGCATTTATGGGTTGTCTTTACAAAGGTGCAATGGTGCACTGGGATAAAGATTACATATAAACTAGGAGGCCATCGTGGCTGAAAAAGAAAATAAGAATAATTCTACGACTCCGGCATTTGATTGCCTGGCGGTCACCAGCGTTAATGTTTATCCCTTTAAGGAAGGCTCTTGCTTTGGCCATATTAAAGGCTTGGCATCTGTGGTTCTTAACGACCAGATGCTAATCCGAGGCCTGCGTGTTATGGATGGCGAGAACGGTCTCTTTGTGGGCTATCCCAACGATCCTTTCTATAAGGGCGAAGACTTCAAGACTATTTGCAATCCGGTTACTCGCCAGCTTCGAGATCATATCGAAAATTGTGTCCTTGAAAAGTACCAGGCTTCTGTAGCCTAAGGCAGGTAATCCTTGTTTCGCAGAATCCGTTCTTATTGCCTGTTTGGGATAAAGGCTGTCCCTGTGAGTGTCGAGGTTGATGCATCCCAGGGGCTGCCGGGTTTCACTTTGGTAGGGTTGCCCGACAATGCGGTAAGGGAGTCGAGGGAGCGTGTGGTTTCCGCTATACGTTCCATCGACAAGGTGGTGACGGGTTTCCGTACAACGGTAAACCTGTCACCCGCGGATTTGCGTAAGGAAGGAAGTGCCCTTGATTTGCCTTTGGCTGTGGGCCTGCTTGTTGCAACCGGTGAAATTGAAGTCCCTGATTTGGAAAAGTTTGTGTTTGTGGGTGAACTTTCTCTTGACGGTTTGCTGAAGCCTGTTCGAGGAGTTCTTTCGGTTGCGATGGCTTTGATGGAATCGGACCGAGACAGTGTTATGGTAATTCCCAGGGCTAATGAACGAGAGGTCAACCTTGTTGACGGAATCCGCTACATTTGCGCCGATAGTCTGGGAGAGTGCGTAGAAAAAATTGAAGCGGGAGCGGCGACGTCTTGTCGTAAGGCTTCCGGATTAAAGTCGAATTTACACCAGATGCAGGATGCTCTTGCTTTGAATGATGTACCGGATTTTAAGAATGTGGTGGGAATGGAAGGGGTGAAAAGGGCTTTGGAAGTTGCCGCCGCAGGGGCGCATAATTTCTTGCTGGTTGGTTCCCCAGGTGCGGGAAAAACCTTATGTGCCAAGTGCCTGCCGGGAATTCTTCCTGAGATGACTGAACTGGAAATTTTGGAAACGACGCGGATTCATTCCTGCGCAAGGGCCCTGGGTGAATTTGGTGATTTTAATCCGGTGGTTAACCGCCCCATACGTATGCCCCACCATTCGGCATCCATGGTTTCCTTGGTGGGTGGCGGTACACGCCTAAGGCCAGGAGAGGCGAGTCTAGCCCATAATGGTTTGTTGTTTCTAGATGAGTTGCCCGAGTTCAACAGGACTGTTCTTGAAGCTTTGCGTGAGCCAATGGAAGAAGGCTGTATTTCTGTTTCCCGTGCCAGTGGCTCCGTT contains:
- a CDS encoding SpoVG family protein, producing the protein MAEKENKNNSTTPAFDCLAVTSVNVYPFKEGSCFGHIKGLASVVLNDQMLIRGLRVMDGENGLFVGYPNDPFYKGEDFKTICNPVTRQLRDHIENCVLEKYQASVA
- a CDS encoding YifB family Mg chelatase-like AAA ATPase gives rise to the protein MSVEVDASQGLPGFTLVGLPDNAVRESRERVVSAIRSIDKVVTGFRTTVNLSPADLRKEGSALDLPLAVGLLVATGEIEVPDLEKFVFVGELSLDGLLKPVRGVLSVAMALMESDRDSVMVIPRANEREVNLVDGIRYICADSLGECVEKIEAGAATSCRKASGLKSNLHQMQDALALNDVPDFKNVVGMEGVKRALEVAAAGAHNFLLVGSPGAGKTLCAKCLPGILPEMTELEILETTRIHSCARALGEFGDFNPVVNRPIRMPHHSASMVSLVGGGTRLRPGEASLAHNGLLFLDELPEFNRTVLEALREPMEEGCISVSRASGSVVWPARFMMGAAMNPCPCGYSMDSKRVCTCLPEARKRYQEKISGPLLDRIDIQVSVPPVDPSQFAKPTVAPESSADIRRRVCAARNLQRERFRNTRFKTNAEMSSEFAKECCRMSSGTERFSISAADKMGLSARGYYRLLKVGRTIADLRNAPSVEINDLAEALRYRSFRS